From Weissella confusa, a single genomic window includes:
- a CDS encoding ISL3 family transposase: MDNDIRILIGLTDLDVDFDPKAEQHFNETNRNGTATITWNLLLTYATNCEKCGTPMVHNGTKMVTHKGPRSAFKFQNYRIRKQKFLCKKCGHTSIAHLTDIQPNNHIIDKVKQTAAMELSENVSQKHIALDNNISTQTVMRAAEGLFFYNKKNFHYLPQNIAFDDFKSGKFATSGMSMILIDSVNHRILDVMKDRGAGQLRAYFNQYSPAARAAVKTITVDLFTPYRAMIKDLFPNANIVADRFHVVTQAYRELNKVRIRVMKQFGSDSKEYRQLKRFWTLLMKHETALDYTTRKNRINFKHAYLTDKEVIDRLLALSDELRDAYAFYQGILYAIETRDEAELKSVLYPTKNDAQYRSLPKAMKKVRRTIRKHFDEIINSFIYGFSNGPIEGSNNKIKAIKRTAYGFRSFKNFRLRILISFKNSFYSMNYKQKAADLNNVKSAA; the protein is encoded by the coding sequence ATGGATAACGATATCAGAATTTTAATTGGATTAACAGACTTAGATGTTGATTTTGATCCAAAAGCAGAACAACACTTCAATGAAACTAATCGCAACGGAACCGCTACAATTACTTGGAATCTCCTTCTGACATACGCTACCAACTGCGAAAAATGCGGAACTCCAATGGTTCACAATGGTACCAAAATGGTTACTCATAAAGGGCCACGTAGCGCATTCAAGTTTCAAAACTATAGAATCCGAAAGCAAAAATTTCTATGCAAGAAATGTGGACACACGTCCATTGCGCACCTCACTGACATTCAACCAAACAACCATATCATCGATAAGGTTAAACAAACCGCAGCAATGGAACTAAGTGAAAACGTTAGTCAAAAGCACATCGCCTTAGATAACAACATATCAACGCAAACCGTAATGCGTGCAGCCGAAGGCTTATTCTTTTACAACAAAAAAAATTTCCATTACCTGCCACAAAACATCGCGTTCGATGACTTCAAATCAGGTAAGTTCGCAACTAGTGGAATGAGCATGATTTTAATCGATTCTGTTAACCACCGCATTCTAGATGTCATGAAGGATCGCGGTGCTGGTCAGCTCCGTGCCTATTTCAATCAATACAGTCCAGCAGCTCGAGCTGCTGTTAAAACCATTACTGTGGATTTATTCACCCCTTACAGAGCTATGATTAAGGATTTATTTCCAAACGCAAACATCGTAGCCGACAGATTTCACGTCGTAACTCAAGCATACCGTGAACTAAACAAGGTTCGTATCAGAGTTATGAAACAATTCGGGTCAGACAGCAAAGAGTATCGCCAACTAAAGCGCTTTTGGACACTACTTATGAAGCACGAAACTGCACTCGATTACACGACCCGCAAAAATCGAATCAATTTTAAGCATGCCTATTTAACTGATAAAGAAGTTATCGACCGCCTACTGGCGCTCTCTGATGAACTGCGTGACGCATACGCTTTCTACCAAGGGATTCTTTACGCCATCGAAACTCGTGATGAAGCTGAACTCAAGTCTGTTCTATATCCCACAAAAAATGATGCCCAATACCGCTCATTGCCAAAGGCAATGAAGAAGGTTCGTCGCACTATCCGCAAGCACTTCGACGAAATAATAAACAGCTTTATCTACGGATTCTCAAACGGACCAATAGAAGGTTCAAACAATAAAATCAAAGCAATTAAGCGCACGGCATACGGGTTCCGTAGTTTCAAAAACTTTCGTCTACGTATTCTTATCTCATTCAAGAATAGTTTCTACTCAATGAACTATAAGCAAAAGGCAGCTGATCTCAACAATGTGAAGTCAGCTGCCTAA
- a CDS encoding DNA methyltransferase — protein sequence MLDSKIMETTKSILKEFGNTYFSDKGTLKRNKVIEDLDAYTPMLMKALLANQLIHDTYTESIVIDDKSVELFKLNQFIEMFTYKEYWQDSYTKFENKIGLTAGGKFIDETADVVLDFPFKDTVLKAGMTNEDQKDTDEPFLHETIAKAEIDQLLEPKIFVNATKYDQENLDGTSVDNFDDTNLIIKGNNLIALNSLKDNYAGKIKLIYLDPPYNTGKDFGYNDNFTHSAWMTFIVNRLEIAKKLLSDNGSIWVNIDDDEQAYLKVLMDSVFGRENFLANVIWKKKFSPQNDARYFSDMHDFIVTYAKNISQFEINGLPRTKEMNSRYKNPDNDPRGPWTSGDVSVRTYNARDDYPITTPSGRIVNPPAGRSWRTSKENFEKLVKENRIWFGKDGDSAPRIKRFLSDVKQKTTPQTIWDYTEVGHNQAATQNLNKLFEGNVFSTPKPEALLQRILTLGSNQNDLILDFFMGSATTQAVAMKMKRRFIGIEQMDYIKTVSVERLKKVIAGEQGGISKDVNWQGGGSFVYAELMEKNQGYLKDAQQAETTKQLEDVVHRMIEGGADFDFRVDVEKVLQDPEYQAMALAEKKQLIVKVIDKNQLYYAYSDMGDRDVQEMMSESDIAFNKSFYGERDL from the coding sequence ATGTTAGATTCAAAGATTATGGAGACAACAAAGTCCATTTTGAAAGAGTTTGGTAACACCTATTTTTCAGATAAAGGAACTTTAAAGCGCAATAAAGTAATAGAAGACCTTGATGCGTACACACCTATGTTGATGAAGGCATTACTAGCTAATCAACTAATTCATGATACCTATACGGAGTCAATTGTTATAGATGATAAAAGTGTAGAACTGTTTAAGCTAAACCAGTTTATTGAAATGTTTACGTATAAAGAATACTGGCAAGATAGCTATACAAAATTTGAGAATAAAATTGGCCTTACTGCTGGTGGTAAGTTTATTGATGAGACTGCTGACGTAGTCCTAGATTTTCCATTCAAAGATACTGTTTTAAAAGCTGGTATGACGAACGAGGATCAAAAAGATACTGATGAACCTTTTTTGCATGAAACGATTGCTAAGGCTGAAATTGATCAATTATTAGAACCTAAAATATTTGTCAATGCTACTAAGTATGACCAAGAAAACTTAGATGGTACATCAGTTGATAATTTTGATGATACCAATTTAATTATTAAAGGAAATAATTTGATTGCCTTGAATAGTTTAAAAGATAACTATGCTGGAAAAATTAAGTTAATTTATTTAGACCCACCTTATAATACGGGTAAAGATTTTGGATACAACGATAATTTCACTCATTCAGCATGGATGACTTTTATAGTTAATCGTTTGGAAATTGCTAAAAAACTATTATCTGACAATGGTTCAATTTGGGTTAATATTGATGACGATGAACAAGCGTACTTAAAGGTTTTAATGGATTCCGTATTCGGTAGAGAGAATTTTTTAGCCAATGTTATTTGGAAGAAAAAATTTTCACCGCAAAATGATGCACGTTATTTTTCAGATATGCATGATTTTATTGTCACTTATGCAAAAAACATTAGTCAGTTTGAAATAAACGGACTTCCGCGTACGAAAGAAATGAATTCACGTTATAAAAATCCTGACAATGATCCACGAGGTCCTTGGACGTCAGGTGATGTATCTGTTAGGACCTATAATGCAAGAGATGATTATCCTATTACGACACCAAGTGGGCGTATCGTAAATCCACCAGCAGGTAGGTCATGGCGAACATCCAAAGAAAATTTTGAGAAATTAGTAAAGGAAAACAGAATTTGGTTCGGAAAAGATGGAGATTCAGCTCCACGAATTAAACGATTTTTGTCCGATGTTAAACAAAAAACTACCCCACAAACTATATGGGATTATACAGAAGTGGGTCATAACCAAGCTGCAACCCAAAATCTTAATAAATTATTTGAAGGAAATGTTTTTTCAACCCCGAAGCCAGAAGCCTTATTACAAAGAATTTTAACATTAGGATCAAATCAAAATGACCTTATCCTTGATTTTTTCATGGGCTCAGCAACCACTCAAGCGGTCGCGATGAAGATGAAGCGACGCTTTATTGGGATTGAACAGATGGATTATATTAAAACTGTTTCTGTTGAACGCCTTAAAAAGGTGATTGCTGGCGAACAAGGTGGTATCTCTAAAGATGTTAATTGGCAGGGCGGCGGATCATTTGTCTATGCTGAATTGATGGAAAAGAATCAAGGTTATCTCAAAGATGCCCAACAGGCCGAAACGACGAAGCAATTAGAAGATGTTGTTCATCGCATGATTGAAGGTGGCGCTGATTTTGATTTCCGAGTTGATGTTGAAAAAGTCCTACAAGACCCTGAATACCAAGCCATGGCATTGGCTGAGAAAAAGCAGCTGATAGTCAAGGTCATTGATAAGAATCAGTTGTATTATGCGTACAGTGATATGGGCGATCGTGATGTACAAGAGATGATGTCTGAGAGTGATATTGCGTTTAATAAGAGCTTTTATGGGGAGCGTGATCTGTAA
- a CDS encoding DEAD/DEAH box helicase family protein, with translation MAKKKARELVLPIVHEINDYTSDFLKNDEPRHAFVYPDYIKHNLKHQLRDYQKQSLYNLNYTQKDANVASRFNQLLFHMATGSGKTDVMAADMLYFYHEFGYQNFLFVVNTNAVIAKTRENMLNVQSPKYLFSQPLNIDGTPIELREVTRFPTNSEPGVIYLRLTTIQTLANELNTPRENGLTYGDLEKQKLIILADEAHHFSAGTKSKADQQNKAWEYVLDRIRQANKDNRQLEFTATIDLNNESIYEKYRDKVIFQYDLKEFQNAGYSKKIARLQANADDNEKMLNAVLLSQYRKRMAIQAGVRDFKPVILFKSNKIDVSKAARDQFLTMLDQLTTEDLAQFIAKQLNTTQSSTLRQAYTYYQTIDMGSLVRELQRDFQPLNTINVNDTSSNGILGDLNDLRNLNTLEEPSNPFRAIFAVAKLSEGWDVLNLYDIVRIGEQPITSTQTNSEAQLIGRGARYNPFVYEGATSFTRRFDHSTPELQILESLHYHTINDKKYIDNLTKSFEAMQLQVDDDKDFDILTTTVKASFKRSDVYQYGKLYYNDVEDVPESEYNGLAKYGVPVAELPTVNIETATLEATAFDTQNVAGMNETRLVKIDDALVKKAMARNPFFRFNTMKKYMPTLNSISEFMYEAQWLGQIKEIQATVSMGSDAVLSRETQLLVVEKYLAYIQRMLIMNYKRQRGTNKFIGLPIKDAVQDYQKRVPVNYSDAGVHELIQIYDYKKAPWFVYNEAIVDKLERSLIELIQGYVEELQNKYKDVYLIRSDERNTKLKLHEFAGDVSHYAGFLPDFVLYLANESYIYQIYIEPKGTQLLAQDQWKEDLLTSISPESVDVIGENDQVKLYGVKFYIAGDERQVRKGIADMLSELI, from the coding sequence ATGGCCAAAAAGAAAGCACGAGAACTTGTCTTACCAATTGTTCATGAGATTAATGACTATACGAGTGATTTTTTAAAAAATGACGAACCCAGACACGCCTTTGTTTATCCGGACTACATTAAGCACAATCTCAAGCATCAGTTACGTGATTATCAAAAGCAATCACTATACAACTTGAATTACACGCAAAAGGATGCCAATGTTGCCAGTCGCTTTAATCAATTGTTATTCCATATGGCCACTGGTTCTGGAAAAACTGATGTGATGGCAGCTGATATGCTGTATTTTTACCATGAATTTGGCTATCAAAATTTTCTGTTTGTCGTTAATACAAACGCGGTGATTGCTAAAACCCGTGAAAACATGCTGAATGTTCAGTCACCAAAGTACCTCTTTTCACAACCACTCAATATTGATGGTACTCCGATTGAATTGCGAGAAGTCACCCGATTTCCAACAAACAGTGAACCAGGCGTGATTTACTTGCGGCTAACAACGATCCAAACTTTAGCAAATGAATTAAATACACCACGCGAGAATGGTTTAACTTATGGTGATTTAGAGAAACAGAAGTTGATTATTCTAGCTGATGAAGCGCATCATTTTTCTGCCGGTACAAAGAGCAAAGCAGATCAACAAAATAAAGCGTGGGAATATGTCTTAGATCGTATTCGACAAGCTAATAAAGATAATCGACAGTTAGAATTCACGGCTACGATTGATTTAAATAATGAGTCTATTTACGAAAAATATCGTGATAAGGTCATTTTTCAATATGATTTAAAAGAGTTTCAAAATGCCGGGTATTCAAAGAAAATCGCTCGGTTGCAAGCCAATGCTGATGATAACGAGAAGATGCTGAATGCAGTGTTGTTATCACAATATCGTAAGCGCATGGCAATCCAGGCGGGTGTACGAGATTTTAAGCCAGTTATTCTTTTTAAATCAAATAAAATTGACGTTTCAAAGGCGGCGCGCGATCAATTTTTAACGATGCTGGATCAATTAACGACTGAAGATTTGGCGCAATTTATTGCAAAGCAACTCAATACCACGCAATCATCTACTTTGCGCCAAGCTTATACGTATTATCAAACAATTGATATGGGGAGCTTGGTCCGTGAATTGCAACGTGATTTTCAACCACTGAATACTATTAATGTTAATGATACGAGTAGCAATGGGATTTTAGGTGACTTAAATGATTTACGTAATTTAAATACCCTAGAAGAACCAAGCAATCCATTTAGAGCTATTTTTGCCGTCGCCAAGCTTTCTGAAGGTTGGGATGTCTTAAATTTGTATGATATTGTCCGCATTGGGGAGCAACCCATTACGTCAACACAAACTAATAGTGAGGCGCAATTAATTGGTCGTGGTGCGCGCTACAATCCCTTTGTCTATGAGGGGGCAACATCGTTTACGCGACGGTTTGACCATAGCACGCCAGAATTACAAATATTAGAGTCCTTACACTATCACACGATTAATGATAAAAAATATATTGATAATTTAACGAAATCATTTGAAGCAATGCAGCTCCAAGTTGACGATGATAAAGACTTTGATATTTTAACCACGACAGTTAAAGCGTCATTTAAGCGGTCTGATGTCTATCAATATGGCAAGCTGTATTACAATGACGTCGAAGATGTCCCTGAGAGTGAATACAATGGGTTGGCAAAATACGGTGTTCCCGTTGCGGAACTGCCTACCGTCAATATTGAGACGGCAACCCTAGAAGCAACTGCCTTTGATACACAAAATGTTGCTGGTATGAATGAGACACGACTGGTAAAGATTGATGATGCCCTCGTCAAAAAAGCAATGGCACGGAATCCTTTCTTCAGATTCAATACCATGAAAAAATATATGCCGACTCTAAATTCTATCTCGGAGTTTATGTATGAGGCACAGTGGTTGGGGCAAATAAAAGAAATCCAAGCAACGGTATCGATGGGTTCAGATGCAGTGCTTAGTCGAGAAACACAGCTATTAGTCGTTGAAAAATATCTAGCCTATATTCAGCGCATGTTAATCATGAACTATAAGCGCCAACGCGGAACCAATAAGTTTATTGGGTTGCCAATTAAAGATGCCGTTCAGGATTATCAGAAGCGTGTCCCCGTTAACTATTCTGATGCTGGGGTTCATGAGTTAATTCAAATCTATGACTATAAAAAGGCACCTTGGTTTGTCTATAACGAGGCTATTGTTGATAAATTGGAACGTAGTTTAATTGAACTGATCCAAGGTTATGTCGAAGAGCTGCAAAACAAGTATAAAGATGTTTACCTCATTCGTAGTGATGAGCGTAATACTAAGCTAAAATTGCATGAATTTGCTGGAGATGTGTCTCACTATGCTGGTTTCTTACCTGACTTTGTCTTGTATTTGGCCAATGAGTCGTATATTTATCAGATTTATATTGAACCCAAGGGTACCCAATTGCTGGCTCAAGACCAATGGAAAGAGGACCTGTTAACGAGTATTTCGCCTGAAAGTGTCGATGTGATTGGCGAAAATGATCAGGTTAAGTTATATGGTGTTAAATTTTATATTGCAGGTGATGAACGTCAAGTTCGAAAAGGCATAGCGGATATGCTTAGTGAATTAATATAA
- a CDS encoding GMP reductase, which produces MDFSTVFDYEDIQLIPNKCIIESRSEADTSVELGGRRFKIPVVPANMATVINDDLAMKLAKEGYFYVMHRFAPETRLDFVRRFQEAGAFASISVGIKQEEYDFIDQLKTAGLTPEYITIDIAHGHSDAVIKMIQYIKLNLPAAFVIAGNVATPEAVRDLENAGADATKLGVGPGKACITKLKTGFGTGGWQLAALRLCAKAAKKPIIADGGIRYNGDIAKSIRFGATMVMVGSLFAGHAETPGEIIEMDGAKYKTYFGSASQFQKGEYKNVEGKKLLVPYRGYIDDTLNEMEQDLQSAISYAGGRELMDLRYVDYVIVKNSIVNGDSY; this is translated from the coding sequence ATGGACTTTTCAACTGTATTTGATTACGAGGATATTCAGCTCATTCCAAACAAGTGCATCATCGAAAGCCGCTCAGAGGCGGATACTTCGGTTGAACTTGGTGGGCGTCGGTTTAAGATTCCGGTAGTGCCTGCAAACATGGCCACGGTTATCAATGATGACTTGGCCATGAAGTTGGCCAAGGAAGGCTATTTCTATGTCATGCACCGTTTTGCACCGGAGACGCGTTTGGACTTTGTTCGTCGTTTCCAAGAAGCTGGCGCATTTGCATCAATTTCAGTTGGTATTAAGCAAGAAGAGTACGACTTCATTGATCAATTGAAGACGGCAGGTTTGACGCCTGAATACATCACTATTGATATTGCGCACGGCCACTCAGATGCTGTGATTAAGATGATCCAATACATTAAGTTGAACTTGCCAGCTGCCTTTGTGATTGCTGGTAACGTTGCGACACCGGAAGCTGTGCGTGACTTGGAAAACGCCGGCGCCGATGCGACTAAGTTGGGCGTTGGGCCAGGGAAGGCCTGCATCACAAAGTTGAAGACTGGTTTTGGTACTGGGGGATGGCAACTGGCGGCATTGCGTTTATGCGCGAAGGCTGCTAAGAAGCCGATTATCGCTGACGGTGGTATCCGTTACAACGGTGATATTGCCAAGTCAATTCGCTTTGGGGCGACGATGGTGATGGTTGGATCTTTGTTCGCCGGTCACGCGGAAACGCCAGGCGAAATTATTGAGATGGACGGAGCCAAGTACAAGACGTACTTCGGTTCAGCATCTCAATTCCAAAAAGGTGAGTACAAGAACGTTGAAGGGAAGAAGCTATTGGTACCATACCGTGGCTACATCGATGATACGTTGAATGAAATGGAACAAGATTTGCAATCAGCAATTTCTTACGCCGGGGGCCGTGAGTTGATGGACTTGCGTTACGTTGACTACGTAATTGTTAAGAACTCAATTGTTAACGGTGATTCATATTAA
- a CDS encoding mechanosensitive ion channel family protein: protein MKLFEHWLHYSFDWKSLGLALLIVVISIVLVNGIVRGIFHQIEKRIPDRFAGWTDVLMAFENPARVIVLFTGLLIALHTAHAPHLVTHFAHAIYRSVLMFSIGYGLYKLMGSLTVLLGHLGSRINFELDSIVMPFLTRSLQFVVMALTVTMILSDWGINVNGVFAGLGLAGLAISMAAQDPIKNLLGGIILITEKPFQIGDWIKSPSVEGIAEDITFRSTLVRTFDGALVIVPNATLSNEPITNWSRMDTRKLALTFYLDIATKTKDMMAAMTDVEAMLAEDDRFEKGSEKAYINQVTTRGHEFMATAQFKMVDGADWAGTRADINMKIILILAEHDIQLSAGVDTPTTK from the coding sequence GTGAAATTATTTGAGCATTGGCTACACTATAGCTTTGACTGGAAATCACTGGGATTAGCCTTGTTGATTGTCGTGATTTCAATTGTTTTGGTTAACGGTATTGTGCGTGGGATTTTCCACCAAATTGAGAAGCGCATTCCTGACCGTTTTGCCGGCTGGACCGATGTCTTGATGGCATTTGAGAACCCAGCTCGTGTGATTGTTTTGTTTACAGGGTTACTTATTGCCTTGCACACAGCCCACGCCCCACATTTGGTAACACACTTCGCACACGCGATTTATCGCTCAGTGCTGATGTTCAGTATCGGATATGGTTTGTACAAGTTGATGGGTTCATTAACGGTGTTGTTGGGGCACTTGGGCTCACGCATCAACTTTGAATTGGATTCAATTGTGATGCCATTCTTGACACGCAGTTTGCAATTCGTTGTGATGGCGTTGACAGTGACGATGATTTTGTCTGATTGGGGCATCAATGTGAACGGTGTGTTCGCCGGACTAGGGTTGGCTGGATTGGCCATTTCGATGGCTGCCCAAGACCCAATTAAGAACTTGCTTGGCGGTATCATCCTTATCACCGAGAAGCCTTTCCAAATTGGTGATTGGATTAAGTCACCATCTGTTGAAGGAATTGCGGAAGATATCACGTTCCGTTCAACGTTGGTTCGTACGTTTGATGGGGCGTTGGTGATCGTGCCAAACGCAACGCTATCAAATGAGCCAATTACAAATTGGTCACGCATGGATACGCGTAAGTTGGCGTTGACGTTCTATTTGGATATTGCAACGAAGACGAAGGACATGATGGCAGCGATGACGGACGTTGAAGCCATGCTGGCCGAAGATGATCGTTTTGAAAAGGGTAGTGAAAAGGCTTATATCAATCAAGTCACGACGCGTGGTCACGAATTTATGGCCACGGCCCAATTTAAGATGGTTGACGGTGCAGACTGGGCGGGTACGCGCGCTGACATCAACATGAAGATTATTCTCATCTTAGCAGAACATGATATTCAGCTATCAGCCGGCGTGGATACGCCAACTACTAAGTAA
- a CDS encoding NAD(P)/FAD-dependent oxidoreductase codes for MTEYDYDVVYLGTGHGTFDGAIPLAKRGKRIAVIEDGIIGGTCSNYGCNPKITLDAPVAMLRSLENMRDVLPVKDAHIDWAANQKHKQAVIGGIPDLKVSRMEAVGIEIINGYGILQDRHTVRVGDRQLSTDKIVVATGLRSHHLPIEGTELFHVSKDFLALEEMPASVIVIGAGYIGMEFATQANAAGAKVTVIMHGDQALKGFKQSYVEQIIADLTKRGVTFLRNVSLKKAEKIGNQVVVTDGADVKVAADWVLDATGRIPNVEGFGLDEVGVAYNKNGIVVNDHLQTTVDNIYAAGDVIDKTQPKLTPTAIFESKYLMHLFAGDTTKPIDYPVIPSVVFTSPRIAKVGLQADQITKPDKYQIETHDVLKNWYRNVMNEQFGENELIFDDQHHLVGATEMSDYAEQVIGTLLPAVELGLDAEQVERMIHIFPSLESITWEQI; via the coding sequence ATGACAGAATACGATTATGACGTTGTGTATTTGGGGACTGGTCACGGAACTTTTGATGGTGCAATACCGCTAGCCAAGCGTGGCAAGCGCATTGCAGTTATCGAAGATGGCATTATCGGCGGCACGTGTTCAAACTATGGCTGTAATCCGAAAATTACATTAGACGCACCAGTGGCGATGCTACGTTCATTGGAGAATATGCGGGATGTCTTGCCGGTGAAAGACGCACACATTGATTGGGCGGCCAACCAAAAGCACAAGCAAGCGGTGATTGGTGGGATTCCTGATTTGAAGGTGAGTCGCATGGAGGCAGTCGGCATCGAAATTATCAACGGGTACGGTATCTTGCAGGATCGCCACACGGTTCGCGTGGGTGATCGCCAGCTATCAACTGACAAAATTGTCGTAGCAACTGGTTTGCGGTCGCATCATTTGCCAATCGAGGGGACGGAACTATTCCATGTATCGAAAGACTTTTTGGCGTTAGAAGAAATGCCAGCTTCAGTTATCGTGATTGGGGCGGGTTATATCGGCATGGAATTTGCGACACAAGCAAATGCGGCTGGCGCGAAGGTAACGGTGATTATGCACGGTGACCAAGCGTTGAAAGGCTTTAAGCAATCCTACGTCGAACAAATCATTGCGGATTTAACCAAGCGCGGGGTGACTTTCTTGCGCAATGTGAGCTTGAAAAAGGCTGAGAAGATTGGTAATCAAGTTGTCGTCACTGACGGTGCTGATGTGAAGGTTGCGGCTGATTGGGTGTTGGACGCGACGGGGCGTATTCCGAACGTAGAAGGCTTTGGTCTCGACGAGGTCGGTGTCGCTTACAACAAAAATGGTATTGTGGTGAACGACCATTTGCAAACGACTGTGGATAATATTTATGCGGCGGGGGATGTGATTGATAAAACGCAGCCTAAGCTAACGCCGACAGCGATTTTTGAGTCGAAGTATTTGATGCATTTGTTTGCGGGTGATACGACGAAACCGATTGATTATCCGGTTATTCCGTCAGTAGTCTTCACGTCACCACGAATTGCGAAAGTCGGTTTGCAAGCGGATCAAATTACGAAGCCAGATAAGTATCAGATTGAAACGCATGATGTCTTAAAGAACTGGTACCGTAATGTCATGAATGAGCAATTTGGTGAGAACGAGCTGATTTTTGATGACCAACATCATTTGGTTGGGGCAACGGAAATGAGTGACTACGCTGAGCAAGTTATCGGCACACTGTTGCCGGCGGTTGAGCTTGGTTTGGATGCTGAACAAGTTGAACGCATGATTCATATTTTCCCATCATTGGAGTCAATCACTTGGGAGCAAATCTGA
- a CDS encoding cytosine permease has translation MEKQFGRVEVISADKRTMSNWDMFATWVGANANNGTWYIGGVIAAAGMYTASTTLIISGLISYALLALASFMGYKTGLPMMALTRASFGLRGSFIPSIINIVQFIGWAAANTFIAAISISVIFKDLFGWQAYTAGGKAGLVIGIIIMSLLHLASISLGERSVRMIERIGIVLVFIFVLWESIVVFQHVSLADIFAWNPPAKVRISSGAAIDILAAFNLAWVTASSDFSRFTKRKSGATGWSFLGANIGLFWFAFIGLTATIATALMNNAFDPNDSDPSTIASKLGLGIIALLVIVITSTTANAVNLMAAGSALTNMWHKVKLTPALWIVTIAATLVSFIPLWFATFLDAFILFLDYIGMFLGPEIAVFLVDFFFIRKGQYALDQFTKVDGKYWYNGGLNWIAIASWAVGIALYFGLKSVNIISQTIGVTFVAMALTGLIYYVATKLIKK, from the coding sequence ATGGAAAAGCAGTTCGGTCGTGTTGAAGTGATTTCAGCCGACAAGCGTACAATGTCAAATTGGGATATGTTTGCCACATGGGTGGGAGCAAATGCCAATAACGGAACGTGGTACATCGGTGGTGTGATTGCCGCCGCAGGTATGTACACAGCTTCAACGACATTGATTATTTCTGGTTTGATCTCATATGCCTTGTTGGCATTGGCATCATTCATGGGTTACAAGACGGGATTGCCAATGATGGCATTAACGCGTGCGTCATTTGGTTTGCGTGGTTCATTTATTCCATCAATCATTAACATTGTGCAATTTATTGGTTGGGCCGCCGCAAACACATTTATCGCCGCAATTTCGATTTCGGTTATCTTCAAGGACTTGTTCGGTTGGCAAGCCTACACAGCCGGTGGTAAGGCTGGTTTGGTTATCGGAATCATCATCATGTCATTGTTGCACTTGGCATCAATCTCATTGGGTGAGCGTTCAGTTCGTATGATTGAGCGTATCGGAATCGTGTTGGTTTTCATCTTCGTGCTATGGGAATCAATCGTGGTGTTCCAACACGTTTCATTGGCTGACATCTTCGCTTGGAACCCACCAGCAAAGGTACGTATCTCATCAGGTGCGGCCATTGATATCTTGGCTGCCTTCAACTTGGCCTGGGTAACGGCTTCATCAGACTTCTCACGTTTCACGAAGCGTAAGTCAGGTGCAACTGGTTGGTCATTCTTGGGTGCGAATATCGGATTGTTCTGGTTCGCCTTCATCGGTTTGACGGCCACGATTGCTACGGCGTTGATGAACAACGCGTTTGATCCAAACGACTCAGACCCATCAACGATTGCATCAAAGTTGGGCTTGGGAATCATCGCTTTGTTGGTTATCGTGATTACGTCAACAACGGCCAACGCGGTTAACTTGATGGCCGCCGGATCTGCTTTGACAAACATGTGGCACAAGGTAAAGCTAACGCCAGCCTTGTGGATCGTAACGATTGCTGCAACACTTGTGTCATTCATTCCATTGTGGTTCGCCACATTCTTGGATGCCTTCATCTTGTTCTTGGACTACATCGGTATGTTCTTGGGACCAGAAATCGCCGTCTTCTTGGTTGATTTCTTCTTCATCCGTAAGGGACAATATGCACTTGACCAATTCACGAAGGTGGATGGTAAGTACTGGTACAACGGTGGTTTGAACTGGATTGCGATTGCCTCATGGGCAGTTGGAATTGCATTGTACTTCGGTTTGAAGTCAGTGAACATCATTAGCCAAACGATTGGTGTAACTTTCGTGGCGATGGCATTGACGGGATTGATTTACTACGTTGCAACGAAGCTAATTAAGAAGTAA